A stretch of the Mesorhizobium sp. Pch-S genome encodes the following:
- a CDS encoding LysR substrate-binding domain-containing protein has protein sequence MRSGQLPSLNAVRAFEASARHLNFRLAAEELGVTQGAVAQHVRGLEDSLGLKLFLRLPRTLALTDQGRAYAGTIRRAFELIVEGTAALRPQPVRLSISVTPTFASKWLLPRLPGFAALHPELSLGIVATDRISGFQPEGIDIAVRYGPAPADPQLEADLLFREELVGVCSPLLLAGAKTPLSAGRLDGHVLLHDAHSRWPEFIETLSGRPDAGGNRGVHFNQTALAIDAALGGQGIALASRGFVEADLAAGRLVDAFGVTMQSDRAYYVVTPRKPRFPLPVAAVRAWLLSGPEV, from the coding sequence ATGCGATCGGGCCAACTTCCTTCACTCAATGCGGTGCGCGCCTTCGAGGCCTCGGCCCGCCACCTGAACTTCCGGCTTGCCGCCGAAGAACTGGGCGTGACGCAAGGCGCCGTCGCGCAGCATGTACGCGGACTGGAGGATTCGCTAGGCCTGAAACTGTTCCTGCGGCTGCCGAGGACGCTGGCGCTGACCGATCAGGGCCGGGCCTATGCCGGCACCATCCGCCGCGCTTTCGAGCTCATCGTCGAAGGCACGGCGGCGCTGCGGCCGCAGCCGGTCCGCCTCTCCATCAGCGTCACCCCGACCTTCGCCTCGAAATGGCTGCTGCCGCGCCTGCCGGGCTTTGCGGCGCTGCATCCCGAGCTCAGCCTGGGCATCGTCGCCACCGACCGGATCTCCGGCTTCCAGCCGGAGGGCATCGATATTGCGGTCCGCTACGGCCCGGCGCCTGCCGATCCGCAACTCGAGGCCGACCTCCTGTTCCGGGAAGAACTCGTCGGCGTCTGCAGCCCCTTGCTGCTGGCAGGCGCGAAGACCCCGCTGTCGGCAGGCCGGCTCGACGGCCATGTGCTTCTCCACGACGCCCACAGCCGCTGGCCCGAATTCATCGAGACGCTGTCCGGGCGGCCTGACGCCGGCGGAAACAGGGGCGTGCATTTCAACCAGACCGCGCTCGCCATCGACGCCGCCCTCGGCGGCCAGGGCATCGCGCTGGCCAGCCGCGGCTTCGTCGAGGCCGACCTTGCCGCCGGGCGGCTCGTCGATGCGTTCGGCGTGACGATGCAAAGCGACCGCGCCTATTATGTCGTCACGCCGCGCAAGCCCCGCTTTCCGTTGCCGGTCGCGGCGGTCCGGGCGTGGCTGCTGTCCGGTCCGGAAGTCTGA
- a CDS encoding alpha/beta fold hydrolase, producing the protein MATFVLIAGGWQGGWVYQTVADLLAAHGHEALPLTLSGLGDVPAPMANLQAHIGEVVDVVKAQRGEVVIVGQSYAGMVVSGVADAEPSRIRALVYVDAYVPDSGDSVWSLTTPRFRDMFVAGARTDGLNCMPPPNLDPRCRPHPLAAFLQAITLSGRWREVPRKTYVGAHGWEGSPFLELYQRLGSDPDWSTHSLDCGHNVARLMPERLTEILLAQV; encoded by the coding sequence ATGGCCACCTTTGTTCTGATCGCCGGGGGCTGGCAGGGCGGCTGGGTCTACCAGACGGTGGCCGATCTGCTGGCCGCTCACGGGCACGAAGCCTTGCCCCTCACGCTTTCGGGTCTTGGCGATGTCCCGGCCCCGATGGCCAATCTGCAAGCGCATATCGGTGAGGTCGTCGATGTCGTGAAGGCGCAGCGCGGCGAGGTCGTCATCGTCGGCCAATCCTATGCCGGCATGGTGGTCAGCGGGGTGGCTGATGCCGAGCCGTCCCGTATCCGCGCCCTGGTCTATGTCGATGCCTATGTGCCCGATAGCGGCGACTCGGTCTGGTCGCTGACGACGCCGCGTTTCCGGGACATGTTCGTTGCCGGTGCCAGGACCGACGGGCTGAACTGCATGCCACCGCCCAATCTCGACCCGCGCTGCCGGCCGCATCCGCTTGCGGCGTTCCTGCAGGCCATCACGCTCAGCGGTCGCTGGCGCGAGGTGCCGCGCAAGACCTATGTCGGCGCGCATGGCTGGGAAGGCAGCCCGTTCCTCGAGCTTTACCAGCGCCTGGGCAGCGACCCCGACTGGTCGACCCATTCCCTCGACTGCGGCCACAATGTCGCGCGGCTGATGCCGGAGCGGTTGACCGAGATCCTGCTGGCGCAGGTTTGA
- a CDS encoding Holotricin-3 precursor, whose protein sequence is MKPNRYLAALACAGLVAGTVSLSQLGPVGFVSAAYAKNGGGNGGGNGNGGGNGGNASGHSADHGKSAEAHDKNDAKSKEANALGALNAAHASAKARAHASPNSAVGKIATYEKSREAALSLQDPAAQQQALETAEAKLAASFGMSSLSPEQVSQVNTLLDARK, encoded by the coding sequence ATGAAACCCAATCGATATCTCGCCGCCCTGGCATGTGCCGGACTGGTAGCCGGAACCGTGTCCCTGAGCCAGCTCGGTCCTGTCGGGTTTGTCAGTGCCGCCTATGCGAAGAACGGTGGCGGCAATGGCGGCGGCAACGGCAATGGCGGCGGTAACGGCGGCAATGCCAGCGGCCACAGTGCCGATCACGGCAAATCCGCCGAGGCACATGACAAGAACGACGCAAAGAGCAAGGAAGCCAATGCGCTCGGCGCCTTGAACGCCGCCCATGCTTCGGCGAAGGCACGTGCGCATGCCAGCCCGAATTCGGCTGTCGGCAAGATCGCCACTTATGAGAAGAGCCGCGAGGCCGCCCTCAGCCTGCAGGACCCTGCCGCCCAGCAGCAGGCGCTTGAGACTGCCGAAGCCAAACTGGCCGCCAGCTTTGGCATGTCCTCGCTGTCGCCCGAACAGGTCAGCCAGGTCAACACCCTGCTGGACGCCCGCAAATAA
- a CDS encoding SDR family oxidoreductase, giving the protein MTVEKVAIVTAGGSGMGAAAAKRLAQDGYKVAILSSSGKGEALAAELGGIGVTGSNQSNDDLKRLVDATVAKWGRVDVLVNSAGHGPRAPILDITDEQWHQGIDVYFLNVVRPVRLVAPIMQAQRKGSIVNISTAWVSQPSAMFPTSAVARAGLAAYTKIFTDTFAADNIRMNNVLPGWIDSLPATEERRDSVPMQRYGTSDEIAAAIAFLASDEASYITGQSLRVDGGLIRSV; this is encoded by the coding sequence ATGACTGTAGAAAAAGTAGCGATTGTCACGGCTGGCGGCAGCGGCATGGGTGCGGCGGCGGCGAAGCGCCTGGCGCAGGACGGATACAAGGTCGCCATCCTGTCGTCTTCCGGAAAGGGCGAGGCACTCGCGGCCGAACTCGGCGGCATCGGCGTGACCGGCTCCAACCAGTCGAACGACGACCTCAAGCGGCTGGTCGATGCCACGGTTGCGAAGTGGGGCCGCGTCGACGTGCTGGTCAACAGCGCCGGTCATGGCCCGCGCGCCCCGATCCTCGACATCACCGACGAGCAGTGGCACCAGGGCATCGACGTCTATTTCCTGAACGTCGTGCGCCCGGTCCGCCTCGTCGCCCCGATCATGCAGGCGCAGCGCAAGGGCTCCATTGTCAACATCTCGACCGCCTGGGTCAGTCAGCCGTCGGCGATGTTCCCGACCTCCGCGGTCGCCCGCGCCGGCCTTGCCGCCTACACCAAGATCTTCACCGACACCTTCGCGGCAGACAACATCCGCATGAACAACGTGCTGCCGGGCTGGATCGACAGCCTTCCGGCGACCGAGGAGCGCCGCGACAGTGTTCCCATGCAGCGCTACGGCACCAGCGACGAGATCGCCGCCGCGATCGCCTTCCTGGCATCGGACGAGGCCTCCTACATCACCGGCCAGAGCCTGAGGGTCGACGGCGGCCTGATCCGCTCGGTGTGA
- a CDS encoding DKNYY domain-containing protein, with protein MTERSDHGVGDGTVPVIPYDTFEAASLFLATGRTREEVLPLIGLANGEWDRLRETYRWFPTALGESYRHAYFKGLDDAAICRLVLPPRWRLQEGDTADLRSTRHIREAVWRNPHVGPFAGCSWPCTFIAAHAEAVLCCYTHDGKTVYFDGKPLADRKGGRIVVDAASFRAVAGRWLADRHHVYGQGQYGANQTFYWYVVEGADAATFEALNLRYARDGRQAYYITGKTIRTKSPEAFEVVPELRLNYRDGTRDPLHDTSVIARDREAVYFYGTRLKNAIPDSFRDIGHGYATDGTSVWFLSRKKLVENADAATFTVPGPGEPHVTGRHGGSCVTDQYRPYVEGEPCDPLQWIEDWRPFFEARPDLKGWWWHELAG; from the coding sequence ATGACCGAGCGATCCGACCACGGCGTGGGCGACGGTACCGTTCCCGTCATTCCTTACGACACGTTCGAAGCCGCCAGCCTGTTCCTTGCCACCGGACGGACCCGGGAAGAGGTGCTGCCGCTGATCGGTCTTGCCAATGGCGAATGGGACAGGCTGCGGGAAACCTATCGATGGTTTCCCACCGCGCTCGGCGAGAGTTACAGGCACGCCTACTTCAAGGGACTGGACGATGCCGCGATCTGTCGGCTGGTGCTGCCGCCGCGATGGCGGCTGCAGGAAGGCGACACAGCGGACCTGCGCTCGACACGGCATATCCGCGAGGCCGTGTGGCGCAACCCCCATGTCGGGCCGTTCGCTGGTTGCAGCTGGCCCTGCACCTTCATCGCCGCACATGCGGAAGCCGTGCTGTGCTGCTACACGCATGACGGAAAGACGGTCTATTTCGATGGAAAACCGCTGGCGGATCGCAAGGGCGGGCGCATTGTCGTCGACGCGGCAAGCTTCAGGGCCGTCGCCGGACGCTGGCTTGCCGACAGGCATCATGTCTACGGCCAGGGGCAGTATGGCGCGAACCAGACCTTCTACTGGTATGTCGTCGAAGGCGCGGATGCTGCAACGTTCGAGGCGTTGAACCTGCGTTATGCGCGCGATGGCAGGCAGGCCTACTACATCACCGGCAAGACGATCCGCACCAAAAGCCCCGAAGCCTTCGAGGTCGTGCCGGAACTCAGGCTGAATTATCGCGATGGAACACGTGACCCCCTGCACGACACCAGCGTCATCGCCCGCGACCGCGAGGCGGTATATTTTTACGGGACCCGCCTCAAGAACGCTATCCCCGATAGCTTCCGCGACATCGGGCATGGCTACGCGACGGACGGCACAAGCGTCTGGTTTCTCAGCCGCAAGAAGCTGGTGGAAAATGCCGATGCCGCGACCTTCACGGTTCCCGGTCCGGGCGAACCCCATGTCACAGGCCGCCACGGCGGCTCCTGCGTGACGGACCAATATCGCCCCTATGTCGAGGGCGAGCCATGCGACCCGCTGCAGTGGATCGAGGACTGGCGTCCGTTCTTCGAGGCGAGACCTGATCTGAAAGGCTGGTGGTGGCACGAGCTTGCCGGGTGA
- a CDS encoding FAD-dependent monooxygenase: MSEHEILISGAGPTGLMLAGELALAGIDVALVEQRSTMAVAGRRAGGLHARSLEVLDQRGIVDRFLAEGQTYPNVGFHVALDISDFPTRHNYLLALRQERIERLLADWVEELGVPVHRGTEVLDIVEDETGVGVATAQGKTLRAGWLVGCDGGRSTVRKSAGIDFPGWDASTSWLIAEVGMREQPVLGFHETALGRHAMARLDDGETVGVVLAGQDPRAGGEPSLHEFAVALKAAYGTDFGVHAPGFLSRFSDAARQAQDYRKGRVLLAGDAAHIHSPMGGQGLNLGLQDAVNLGWKLARVARGMSPETLLDTYQAERHPVAARVLKNTMAQGVLRYPGERTAVLGDFVSELLAMEEPRRHFAAMMSGLDIRYELGDGHLLLGRRMPDLDITIDGSPARVFTLLHDAQPVLLNFGRQVAVGRWADRIKQVEARFEGVCQLPVIGAVDMPAAVLIRPDGHVAWAGDGAGLSDVLGAWFDRPLG, translated from the coding sequence ATGTCCGAACACGAGATCCTCATATCAGGCGCCGGCCCGACCGGCCTGATGCTTGCCGGCGAGCTGGCGCTTGCCGGCATCGATGTCGCGCTCGTCGAGCAGCGATCCACCATGGCGGTTGCCGGCCGCCGCGCCGGCGGATTGCATGCGCGTTCGCTGGAAGTGCTCGACCAGCGCGGCATCGTCGACCGTTTTCTCGCCGAAGGGCAGACCTATCCCAATGTCGGCTTTCATGTCGCGCTCGACATCAGTGATTTCCCGACCCGGCACAACTATCTGCTGGCGCTGCGCCAGGAACGCATCGAACGGCTTCTGGCGGACTGGGTCGAGGAGCTCGGCGTGCCGGTCCATCGCGGCACCGAGGTTCTGGACATCGTCGAGGATGAGACCGGTGTCGGGGTGGCGACGGCACAGGGCAAGACCCTGCGGGCCGGCTGGCTGGTGGGGTGTGATGGCGGCCGCAGCACGGTGCGGAAGTCAGCCGGCATCGATTTTCCTGGCTGGGATGCCTCGACGAGCTGGCTGATCGCTGAGGTCGGCATGCGCGAGCAGCCGGTGCTCGGCTTCCATGAAACCGCTTTGGGCCGCCATGCCATGGCCAGGCTGGACGATGGCGAAACGGTGGGTGTGGTGCTTGCCGGGCAGGATCCGCGCGCCGGCGGCGAGCCGTCGCTGCACGAATTCGCCGTCGCGCTGAAGGCCGCTTACGGTACCGATTTCGGCGTGCATGCGCCAGGCTTCCTGTCCCGCTTCAGCGATGCGGCGCGGCAGGCGCAAGACTACCGCAAGGGACGGGTCCTGCTGGCCGGCGATGCCGCGCACATCCACTCGCCGATGGGCGGGCAGGGGCTCAATCTCGGCCTGCAGGATGCGGTCAATCTCGGCTGGAAGCTGGCGCGGGTGGCCAGGGGTATGTCGCCCGAAACGTTGCTCGACACCTACCAGGCCGAGCGCCATCCGGTCGCGGCGCGCGTGCTGAAAAACACCATGGCGCAGGGCGTGCTGCGTTATCCCGGCGAGCGCACCGCGGTGCTTGGCGACTTCGTTTCCGAGCTGCTTGCGATGGAGGAACCGCGCAGGCACTTTGCCGCGATGATGAGCGGCCTCGACATTCGCTACGAGCTCGGCGATGGCCACCTGCTGCTTGGCCGTCGCATGCCCGATCTCGACATCACCATCGACGGCAGCCCGGCGCGTGTCTTCACCTTGCTGCACGATGCGCAGCCGGTGCTGCTGAACTTCGGCAGGCAGGTCGCTGTCGGCAGATGGGCCGATCGCATCAAGCAGGTCGAGGCGAGATTTGAAGGCGTGTGCCAGCTTCCGGTCATAGGCGCAGTCGACATGCCTGCTGCCGTTCTGATCCGGCCCGACGGGCATGTGGCATGGGCTGGCGACGGCGCCGGACTGTCCGATGTCCTCGGTGCCTGGTTCGATCGACCGCTTGGGTGA